The following nucleotide sequence is from Candidatus Binatia bacterium.
GCGCAAGCAAGCTGACATCACCCGCGGGCAGGGCGACGCGCTCGCGGTGAAGATCTTCGCCGACGCCTACGGCCGCGACCTGGAGTTCTACCAACTAGTGCGCACGCTCGAGGCCTACCGCAACTCGATTACCGAGGGCACCACGCTCATTCTCTCGCCCAACAGCGAATTCTTCCGCTATCTCAAGCAGCTCGATCGACCGAAGGACCGGTGACTCGTGACTCGACGGGCGGTTCACAGCGCGGCGCGCAGGCGCGCCACCACTTCCGGGCGCCCCCGCACACGCAGGCGTGTGCCCGCCTGGTCGTAGGCCTCGGCCAGCACGCGGCAGCTGGCGTGGATCTCGCTCACCATCGGCTGCCGCGCGTAGGGCACCAGGAACTCGTCCTCGACCATCTCACGCTCGAAGAACTCGACGATGCGCTGGCGCAGCCCGGCAACGTCGGCGGCCGACTTCGCCGACAGCAGCAGCGCCTGCGGGTAGGCCTGCGCCAGCGCGGCGCGCCGCTCCTCCTCCAGCTTGTCGATCTTGTTGAGCACCAGCAGCCGCGGCGCGTCGGCGGAATCGATCTCCGCCAGCACTCGCGCGGTGACCTCGATCTGCGCCGGGAAGGCCGGGTCCGCGGCATCCACCACGTGCAGCAGCAGCGCCGCCTCGCGCGCCTCCTCCAGGGTGGAGCGGAACGAGGCCACCAGATCGTGCGGCAGCTTCTTGATGAACCCCACCGTGTCGCTGACCAAGATGCGCGGCTTGGTCTCCGGCTGCAGGGCGCGCACGGTGGTGTCGAGGGTGGCGAAGAGCTGGTCGGCGACCAACAGATCGCTGCCGGTCAGGGCGCGCATCAGCGACGACTTGCCGGCGTTGGTGTAGCCGACGATGGCCACTGTGGGCTGGGCGGCACGACGGCGACGGCGCGTGGCGGCATCCTTCTCGATGGCCGCGAGCTCGCGGCGCAGCTCGGCGATGCGGTCGCGCACCTTGCGCCGGTCGAGCTCGAGGTGCGACTCACCCGCCCCCTTGCTGCCGATGCCGCCGCCCTGACGGTCCTGACCGGCGCTGCTGGCGCGCAGCCGCGGCGCCAGATAGGCCAGCCGCGCGATCTCCACCTGCAGCACCGCCTCGCGACTGCGGGCGTGGCGCTGGAAGATGGCCAGGATGACGGCGGTGCGGTCGAGCACCTCGGCACCGGTGGCGCGCTCGAGGTTGCGGGCTTGCGAGGGGGCGATGTCGTGGTCGACCAGCACGACGCTAGCGCGCTTGCCGGCCTCCTCCACCACCTCCGCTTCGGCGGGCTCGGGGTCGGCGGTGCGGGTGCGGTGGGCGGGGACCCCGGAGGGTACGATACCGCTACCGCCGGTCAGGCGGGCCAGTTCCTTGAGCTTACCCTCACCGATCACTGCGGCGGCGGCCAGCGCCGGGCGCTTCTGACTGACGCGGGCGACCACCGCGAGCCCCAGCGTCTTGGCCAGACGCCCGAGCTCGGCCAGCGACGAAGCGTGCTCCTCGTCGGCGACCCCGGGGAGTTGCACCCCCACGAGCACGGCACGCGGCGGTGTGTCCTGCGGCATGTGCGGCTGGTTCTGCGGCATCACTGCAGCATAGCCAGGCGCGCCGCGAGTTGCGCCCGCGCCGTCTGCCACGCACTGACTGGGCTCTGGGATAATATCCTCGGCACCGGTGCCGTTAGCTCGTAGCCCGAACCAGCTGCGGTGACTCCGGCGTGGGTATCTGAACGCTGCGGCAATGCGCCTCCAGCAGGCGCTTGTGCCACGCGGCGAGACCTCGGCGGAGGTACTCCGGGTTGATGTCGAGGGTCTCGCTGATGTTCTCGAATGAGAACAAGCTTTCGTTGCTCGTGCACTCGACCCACTTCGCGGCTTCCTCGAACAGCTCGCGGCCGGCACGGTCGGTCGCGACGATGTATTTCTGGTAGTAGTCGAGCGCATTGTCGAGCACGGCCAGCATCAAGCGCTTCTCGCTCGAGACCGCCGCTCCGCGGCGCCGTGCGGCGCTGAACTGGGCCGTGATCAGGACATCGGGTTCAAAAAGGCCACGGTCAGTCATATCCATGTTCTCCCGAGCAAGTGATGTCGGTTCGGTGCGCTGCTGGCGCCGCGAGGCCGTGCGGCGGCCGGAGCGTACATCCTAAATCGAAAAAACCACGGAGACCCGAGCTGGGCCTCCGTGGGGATTCGTTACAGCTTGGTAACGTTGGACGCTTGCGGTCCCTTGTTGCCTTGGGT
It contains:
- the hflX gene encoding GTPase HflX; this translates as MPQNQPHMPQDTPPRAVLVGVQLPGVADEEHASSLAELGRLAKTLGLAVVARVSQKRPALAAAAVIGEGKLKELARLTGGSGIVPSGVPAHRTRTADPEPAEAEVVEEAGKRASVVLVDHDIAPSQARNLERATGAEVLDRTAVILAIFQRHARSREAVLQVEIARLAYLAPRLRASSAGQDRQGGGIGSKGAGESHLELDRRKVRDRIAELRRELAAIEKDAATRRRRRAAQPTVAIVGYTNAGKSSLMRALTGSDLLVADQLFATLDTTVRALQPETKPRILVSDTVGFIKKLPHDLVASFRSTLEEAREAALLLHVVDAADPAFPAQIEVTARVLAEIDSADAPRLLVLNKIDKLEEERRAALAQAYPQALLLSAKSAADVAGLRQRIVEFFEREMVEDEFLVPYARQPMVSEIHASCRVLAEAYDQAGTRLRVRGRPEVVARLRAAL